In Streptomyces chartreusis, the following proteins share a genomic window:
- a CDS encoding thiamine pyrophosphate-binding protein: MPDDTQDVISGGHLVAKALKAEGVDRIYTLCGGHIIDIYDGCVDEGIEVVDVRHEQVAAHAADGYARLTGKPGCAVVTAGPGTTDAVTGVANAFRAESPMLLIGGQGALTQHKMGSLQDLPHVDMMTPITKFAAAVPDTARAADMVSMAFRECYHGAPGPSFLEIPRDVLDAKVPVSKARVPKEGAYRASTRSAGDPEAIEKLADLLVHAEKPAILLGSQVWTTRGTEAAIELVRTLNIPAYMNGAGRGTLPPGDPHHFQLSRRYAFSNADVIVIVGTPFDFRMGYGKRLSPDATVVQIDLDYRTVGKNRDIDLGVVGDAGLVLKSVTEAASGRVNGGASKRKEWLDELRAAEQTALEKRLPSLKSDASPIHPYRLVSEINDFLTEDSIYIGDGGDIVTFSGQVVQPKSPGHWMDPGPLGTLGVGVPFVLAAKQARPDKEVVALFGDGAFSLTGWDFETLVRYNLPFVGIVGNNSSMNQIRYGQAQKYGLERERVGNTLGDVHYDKFAQMLGGYGEEVRDPADIGPALQRARESGKPSLINVWVDPDAYAPGTMNQTMYK, encoded by the coding sequence ATGCCCGACGACACCCAGGACGTCATTTCCGGTGGTCATCTCGTTGCCAAGGCTCTGAAGGCCGAGGGGGTCGACCGCATCTACACCTTGTGCGGCGGCCACATCATCGACATCTACGACGGCTGCGTAGACGAGGGCATCGAGGTCGTCGACGTCCGTCACGAGCAGGTCGCCGCCCACGCCGCCGACGGCTACGCCCGTCTCACCGGCAAGCCGGGATGCGCGGTGGTCACCGCGGGTCCGGGCACCACCGACGCCGTCACCGGAGTCGCCAACGCCTTCCGCGCCGAGTCACCGATGCTGCTCATCGGCGGCCAGGGCGCGCTCACCCAGCACAAGATGGGGTCCCTCCAGGACCTCCCGCACGTCGACATGATGACGCCGATCACCAAGTTCGCGGCGGCCGTGCCGGACACGGCACGCGCGGCGGACATGGTGTCGATGGCGTTCCGCGAGTGCTACCACGGTGCGCCCGGGCCCTCCTTCCTGGAGATCCCGCGCGACGTGCTCGACGCGAAGGTGCCGGTGAGCAAGGCGCGTGTGCCGAAGGAGGGGGCCTACCGTGCCTCCACCCGTTCGGCCGGCGACCCCGAGGCGATCGAGAAGCTCGCCGACCTGCTGGTCCACGCCGAGAAGCCGGCCATTCTGCTCGGCAGCCAGGTATGGACGACACGTGGCACCGAGGCGGCCATCGAGCTCGTACGCACCCTCAACATTCCGGCCTACATGAACGGCGCCGGCCGCGGCACGCTGCCGCCCGGCGACCCGCACCACTTCCAGCTGTCACGGCGGTACGCGTTCTCCAACGCCGATGTCATCGTCATCGTCGGCACGCCCTTCGACTTCCGCATGGGCTACGGCAAGCGGCTGTCCCCGGACGCGACCGTCGTGCAGATCGACCTCGACTACCGCACCGTCGGCAAGAACCGCGACATCGACCTCGGTGTCGTCGGCGACGCCGGACTGGTGCTGAAGTCGGTCACCGAGGCCGCCTCCGGGCGCGTCAACGGCGGCGCGTCCAAGCGCAAGGAGTGGCTCGACGAGCTGCGCGCGGCCGAGCAGACCGCTCTGGAGAAGCGGCTGCCCAGCCTGAAGTCGGACGCCTCGCCGATCCACCCGTACCGGCTGGTCAGCGAGATCAACGACTTCCTCACCGAGGACTCGATCTACATCGGCGACGGCGGCGACATCGTCACCTTCTCCGGTCAGGTCGTGCAGCCCAAGTCGCCGGGCCACTGGATGGACCCGGGCCCGCTGGGCACGCTCGGCGTCGGGGTGCCGTTCGTGCTCGCGGCCAAGCAGGCGCGGCCCGACAAGGAGGTCGTCGCACTCTTCGGCGACGGGGCGTTCTCCCTCACCGGCTGGGACTTCGAGACGCTCGTCCGCTACAACCTCCCCTTCGTCGGCATCGTCGGCAACAACTCCTCGATGAACCAGATCCGTTACGGCCAGGCCCAGAAGTACGGCCTGGAGCGCGAGCGGGTCGGCAACACCCTCGGTGACGTCCACTACGACAAGTTCGCGCAGATGCTGGGCGGTTACGGCGAGGAGGTCCGTGACCCCGCCGACATCGGCCCCGCGCTGCAGCGCGCCCGCGAGTCCGGCAAGCCGTCGCTGATCAACGTCTGGGTCGACCCGGACGCGTACGCCCCCGGAACCATGAACCAGACCATGTACAAGTGA
- the frc gene encoding formyl-CoA transferase — translation MTGTSTKALEGIRVLDMTHVQSGPSATQLLAWLGADVVKLEAPTGDITRKQLRDLPDVDSLYFTMLNCNKRSITLNTKTERGKEILTELIRRSDVMVENFGPGAVDRMGFTWDRIQEINPRIVYASIKGFGEGPYTNFKAYEVVAQAMGGSMSTTGFEDGPPLATGAQIGDSGTGVHAVAGILAALFQRENTGRGQRVNVAMQHAVLNLCRVKLRDQQRLAHGPLAEYPNEDFGTEVPRSGNASGGGQPGWAVKCAPGGPNDYVYVIVQPVGWKPMSELIGRPELADDPEWATPEARLPKLNKMFQLIEEWSSTLPKWEVLERLNAHNIPCGPILSTKEIIEDSSLVDNEMVVTVPHPERGDFVTVGSPLKLSDSPVEVSSSPLLGEHNEQVYIGELGLGDEELRLLKSNGVI, via the coding sequence ATGACTGGCACGTCGACCAAGGCTCTCGAAGGCATCCGCGTCCTGGACATGACCCACGTCCAGTCCGGGCCCTCCGCGACCCAGTTGCTCGCCTGGCTCGGCGCGGACGTCGTCAAGCTGGAGGCGCCGACCGGTGACATCACGCGCAAGCAGCTGCGCGACCTCCCGGACGTCGACTCCCTCTACTTCACGATGCTCAACTGCAACAAGCGGAGCATCACCCTCAACACCAAGACCGAGCGCGGCAAGGAGATCCTCACCGAGCTGATCCGGCGCTCCGACGTCATGGTCGAGAACTTCGGACCGGGCGCGGTGGACCGGATGGGCTTCACCTGGGACCGCATCCAGGAGATCAATCCACGTATCGTCTACGCCTCCATCAAGGGGTTCGGCGAAGGCCCGTACACCAACTTCAAGGCGTACGAGGTCGTCGCGCAGGCCATGGGCGGGTCGATGTCGACCACCGGTTTCGAGGACGGGCCGCCGCTGGCGACCGGAGCCCAGATCGGGGACTCGGGGACGGGTGTGCACGCCGTCGCGGGGATTCTCGCGGCGCTGTTCCAGCGCGAGAACACCGGGCGTGGGCAGCGGGTCAACGTGGCCATGCAGCACGCCGTACTCAACCTGTGCCGGGTGAAGCTGAGGGATCAGCAACGCCTGGCACACGGGCCGCTCGCTGAATATCCCAACGAGGACTTCGGCACCGAGGTTCCCCGCTCGGGCAACGCGTCCGGCGGCGGTCAGCCGGGCTGGGCGGTCAAGTGCGCGCCCGGCGGCCCGAACGACTACGTCTACGTCATCGTGCAGCCCGTCGGCTGGAAGCCGATGAGCGAGCTCATCGGCCGGCCCGAACTCGCCGACGACCCCGAGTGGGCGACGCCTGAGGCCCGGCTGCCCAAGCTCAACAAGATGTTCCAGCTGATCGAGGAGTGGTCCTCGACCCTGCCCAAGTGGGAGGTGCTGGAGCGGCTCAACGCGCACAACATCCCGTGCGGGCCGATCCTTTCGACCAAGGAGATCATCGAGGACTCCTCCCTGGTCGACAACGAGATGGTCGTCACCGTGCCGCACCCCGAGCGGGGCGATTTCGTGACCGTCGGCAGCCCCCTCAAGCTCTCCGACTCCCCGGTCGAGGTGAGCAGTTCGCCACTGCTCGGCGAGCACAACGAACAGGTCTACATCGGCGAGCTCGGCCTCGGTGACGAGGAGCTGCGCCTGCTCAAGTCGAACGGAGTGATCTGA
- a CDS encoding acetate--CoA ligase family protein — translation MAEDRELRVRALLDSVRAEGRTALTAPEGKVIADAYGIAVPGEELATDVDEAVAYAARFGGPVVMKIVSPDILHKTDAGGVIVGVEGATDVRAAFHKIVDNARAYDADARIEGVQVQELLPQGQEVIVGAVTDPTFGKVVAFGLGGVLVEVLKDVTFRLAPVSADEALSMLDSIRSAEILHGVRGQAGVDRWAVAEQIRRVSQLVADFPEIAEVDLNPVIATAEGATAADIRVILSEAPAKPRRRYSREEILTSMRRLMQPSSVAVIGASNEQGKIGNSVMRNLIDGGFAGDIHPVNPKADDILGRKAYKSVTDVPGEVDVAVFAIPAKFVASALEEVGRKGIPNAVLIPSGFAETGEHELQEEIVAIAERHGVRLLGPNIYGYYSTWQDLCATFCTPYDVKGGVALTSQSGGIGMAILGFARTTKTGVSAIVGLGNKSDLDEDDLLTWFGEDPHTECIAMHLEDLKDGRAFVEAARATVPKKPVVVLKAGRTAAGAKAAGSHTGALAGDDAVYEDILKQAGVIRAPGLNDMLEYARGLPVLPAPKGDNVVIITGAGGSGVLLSDAVTDNGLTLMDIPPDLDEAFRKFIPPFGAAGNPVDITGGEPPSTYEATIRLGLEDPRIHSLVLGYWHTIVTPPMVFAELTARVVAEFRQRGIEKPVVASLAGDVEVEEACQYLYERGVVAYPYTTEKPVAVLGAKYRWARAAGLLGGGS, via the coding sequence ATGGCCGAAGACCGCGAGCTCAGGGTGCGGGCGCTCCTCGACTCCGTGCGGGCCGAGGGACGTACCGCGCTGACCGCGCCCGAGGGCAAGGTGATCGCCGACGCGTACGGGATCGCCGTACCGGGCGAGGAGCTCGCGACGGACGTCGACGAGGCGGTGGCCTACGCGGCGCGCTTCGGCGGGCCCGTGGTGATGAAGATCGTCTCGCCGGACATCCTCCACAAGACCGACGCGGGCGGCGTGATCGTCGGTGTCGAGGGTGCGACGGACGTACGGGCGGCGTTCCACAAGATCGTCGACAACGCCCGTGCGTACGACGCGGACGCCCGCATCGAGGGCGTCCAGGTGCAGGAACTGCTGCCGCAGGGGCAGGAGGTCATCGTCGGCGCGGTCACCGACCCGACGTTCGGCAAGGTGGTCGCCTTCGGGCTCGGCGGAGTGCTCGTCGAGGTCCTCAAGGACGTCACCTTCCGGCTCGCGCCCGTGAGCGCCGACGAGGCGCTGTCGATGCTGGACTCGATCCGGTCGGCGGAGATCCTGCACGGCGTGCGCGGCCAGGCGGGCGTGGACCGGTGGGCGGTCGCCGAGCAGATCCGACGGGTGTCCCAGCTGGTCGCGGACTTCCCGGAGATCGCCGAGGTGGACCTCAACCCGGTGATCGCCACCGCGGAGGGGGCGACCGCCGCCGACATCCGCGTGATCCTCTCCGAGGCGCCCGCGAAGCCGCGCCGGCGCTACTCGCGCGAGGAGATCCTCACCTCGATGCGCCGGCTGATGCAGCCGTCGTCGGTAGCGGTCATCGGCGCGTCCAACGAGCAGGGCAAGATCGGCAATTCGGTCATGCGCAACCTCATCGACGGCGGTTTCGCCGGGGACATCCACCCGGTGAACCCCAAGGCCGATGACATTCTGGGCCGCAAGGCGTACAAGAGTGTCACGGACGTTCCCGGTGAGGTGGATGTGGCGGTCTTCGCTATCCCCGCCAAGTTCGTGGCCTCGGCCCTGGAGGAGGTGGGACGCAAGGGGATCCCCAACGCCGTCCTGATCCCCTCCGGGTTCGCGGAGACCGGTGAGCACGAACTCCAGGAGGAGATCGTGGCCATCGCCGAGCGGCACGGCGTCCGGCTGCTCGGTCCGAACATCTACGGCTACTACTCGACGTGGCAGGACCTGTGCGCCACGTTCTGCACGCCGTACGACGTCAAGGGCGGGGTGGCGCTGACCTCGCAGTCCGGCGGCATCGGCATGGCCATCCTGGGCTTCGCGCGGACCACGAAGACGGGTGTGTCGGCGATCGTCGGCCTCGGCAACAAGTCGGACCTGGACGAGGACGACCTGCTGACCTGGTTCGGCGAGGACCCGCACACCGAGTGCATCGCGATGCACCTGGAGGACCTCAAGGACGGGCGTGCCTTCGTCGAGGCCGCGCGGGCGACCGTGCCGAAGAAGCCGGTCGTCGTCCTCAAGGCGGGCCGTACGGCCGCGGGCGCGAAGGCAGCCGGGTCGCACACCGGAGCCCTCGCCGGCGACGACGCCGTGTACGAGGACATCCTGAAGCAGGCCGGTGTCATCCGGGCGCCCGGGCTGAACGACATGCTCGAGTACGCGCGCGGGCTGCCGGTCCTGCCGGCTCCCAAGGGCGACAACGTCGTGATCATCACGGGGGCAGGCGGCAGCGGCGTGCTGCTCTCGGACGCCGTCACCGACAACGGCCTGACCCTGATGGACATCCCGCCGGACCTGGACGAGGCCTTCCGGAAGTTCATCCCGCCCTTCGGGGCGGCGGGCAACCCGGTCGACATCACCGGCGGCGAGCCGCCGTCGACGTACGAGGCGACGATCCGGCTCGGCCTGGAGGACCCGCGCATCCACTCGCTGGTCCTGGGCTACTGGCACACGATCGTCACTCCCCCGATGGTCTTCGCGGAGCTCACCGCGCGCGTGGTGGCCGAGTTCCGGCAGCGCGGCATAGAGAAGCCCGTCGTCGCGTCGCTCGCGGGTGACGTGGAGGTCGAGGAGGCCTGCCAGTACCTGTACGAGCGAGGGGTCGTGGCGTACCCGTACACGACCGAGAAGCCGGTGGCCGTGCTCGGCGCGAAGTACCGCTGGGCGCGGGCGGCGGGACTGTTGGGGGGCGGTTCATGA
- a CDS encoding OFA family MFS transporter produces MTTTDVTRVAAYREVTDKNGRVYRVGETDVDIMGRKRKWMVILPWVGMMGISSAEYAFASAEDTLHTAHHWASAHIFWMMTVWVFFQAAVAFPAGKLRESGKLPARFAMMLGAAGTFLGYLSLAYAPHVVVAYIGFSMFSGMGAGMVYATCVNMVGKWYPERKGGKTGFVNGGFAYGSVPFVFLFTGYMDLTNFRWVLVSVGVLLALMVGTAGFFFRDPPKNWWPADIDPLNPPKDPRAARSLRMNPPAVRQYTPLEAWKTGRVALMWFCLACTSGVNIFGIAFQVDIGEEAGFAGGIVATAMSLKAVVNGTGRGVIGWLSDLYGRKRCLLAVCVILGLAQYGILWSAESKHLAFFLIFSAISGFGGGAIFPMFAALTADYFGENNNASNYGMVYSAKLVSGLGAGMGAVVVSAWGHSGAFILAGSISLFAGCVALFLSPPGRDKNSREIAPNPQPLGEDTA; encoded by the coding sequence GTGACTACTACTGACGTTACGCGAGTCGCCGCCTATCGGGAGGTGACCGACAAGAACGGACGCGTCTACCGCGTCGGCGAGACAGACGTCGACATCATGGGGCGCAAGCGCAAGTGGATGGTGATCCTGCCCTGGGTCGGCATGATGGGCATCTCCTCCGCCGAGTACGCGTTCGCGTCCGCCGAGGACACGCTCCACACCGCGCACCACTGGGCCAGTGCGCACATCTTCTGGATGATGACGGTCTGGGTGTTCTTCCAGGCCGCGGTGGCCTTCCCCGCGGGCAAGCTGCGCGAGTCCGGGAAGCTGCCGGCCCGTTTCGCGATGATGCTGGGTGCGGCGGGCACGTTCCTGGGCTATCTCTCGCTGGCCTACGCACCACATGTCGTGGTCGCCTACATCGGCTTCAGTATGTTCAGCGGCATGGGCGCGGGCATGGTGTACGCCACCTGCGTCAACATGGTCGGCAAGTGGTATCCGGAGCGCAAGGGCGGCAAGACCGGCTTCGTCAACGGCGGTTTCGCCTACGGTTCGGTGCCCTTCGTCTTCCTCTTCACCGGCTACATGGACCTCACCAACTTCCGTTGGGTCCTGGTCTCGGTCGGTGTCCTCCTCGCCCTGATGGTGGGGACGGCCGGCTTCTTCTTCCGGGACCCGCCGAAGAACTGGTGGCCCGCGGACATCGACCCGCTCAACCCTCCGAAGGACCCGCGCGCGGCCCGCTCGCTGCGGATGAACCCGCCCGCGGTGCGCCAGTACACCCCGCTGGAGGCCTGGAAGACCGGCCGGGTCGCGCTGATGTGGTTCTGCCTGGCGTGCACGTCCGGCGTGAACATCTTCGGCATCGCCTTCCAGGTGGACATCGGCGAGGAGGCCGGCTTCGCGGGCGGCATCGTCGCCACGGCCATGTCACTGAAGGCCGTCGTCAACGGCACCGGCCGCGGCGTGATCGGCTGGCTGTCCGACCTGTACGGCCGTAAGCGGTGCCTGCTCGCCGTCTGCGTCATCCTGGGCCTCGCCCAGTACGGCATCCTCTGGTCGGCCGAGAGCAAGCACCTGGCGTTCTTCCTGATCTTCTCGGCGATCTCCGGCTTCGGCGGCGGCGCCATCTTCCCGATGTTCGCGGCCCTCACCGCCGACTACTTCGGTGAGAACAACAACGCGTCCAACTACGGCATGGTCTACAGCGCCAAGCTGGTCTCCGGTCTCGGCGCGGGCATGGGCGCCGTGGTCGTGAGCGCCTGGGGGCACTCCGGTGCCTTCATCCTGGCCGGCTCCATCTCCCTGTTCGCCGGCTGCGTGGCCCTGTTCCTCAGTCCGCCGGGACGCGACAAGAACTCGCGCGAAATCGCACCCAACCCCCAACCTCTCGGCGAGGACACGGCCTGA
- a CDS encoding OFA family MFS transporter: MTADPYAANSSSAPSDAAHRPYREVTDTRGRVYRVGETDRDILGHSRKIMVYLPWIAMMAISVFEYAYGSAEDTLSHAHGWTQSNTFWILSVWVFFQAGIAFPAGWLREKGILTARSAMYIGSGMCLLGFLALSHMGNVWLAILGFGVIGGIGAGLVYATCINMVGKWFPERRGARTGFVNGGFAYGSLPFIFIFNYGFDTANYHRVLDLIGCYIMIVVFGCAFFFKDPPKNWWPADIDPLSYAGSEKSATSLAKNPPAVKQYTPREAIRTGMLPLMWLSVVLTAGVSIFGISFQVDYAKEVGFGPLVAASSMGVMAVINGIGRGVVGWLSDRWGRKPTLVFVIVVLGLAQFGVIWAGDLGSEWLFLFFAFLSGFGGGAFYPLFAALTPDYFGENFNATNYGLVYSGKLISGLFGGGLGSVVVAAWGYDGAYALAGGVSIVAAAIALLLRQPGRSVVPSPAR, encoded by the coding sequence ATGACGGCAGATCCGTACGCAGCAAACAGCTCGTCCGCACCATCCGACGCCGCACACCGTCCCTACCGCGAGGTGACCGACACACGAGGTCGCGTCTATCGCGTCGGCGAGACCGACCGCGACATCCTCGGCCACTCGCGCAAGATCATGGTGTATCTCCCGTGGATCGCCATGATGGCCATCAGCGTCTTCGAATACGCGTACGGCTCCGCGGAGGACACCCTGTCCCACGCGCACGGCTGGACGCAGAGCAACACCTTCTGGATCCTGAGCGTCTGGGTGTTCTTCCAGGCCGGCATCGCCTTCCCGGCGGGCTGGCTGCGCGAGAAGGGCATCCTGACGGCCCGGTCCGCCATGTACATCGGCTCCGGCATGTGTCTGCTGGGGTTCCTCGCCCTGTCGCACATGGGCAACGTCTGGCTGGCGATCCTCGGCTTCGGCGTCATCGGCGGCATCGGTGCCGGCCTGGTCTACGCGACCTGCATCAACATGGTCGGCAAATGGTTCCCCGAGCGGCGCGGCGCCCGGACCGGGTTCGTCAATGGCGGGTTCGCGTACGGATCGCTGCCGTTCATCTTCATCTTCAACTACGGGTTCGACACCGCGAACTACCACCGGGTGCTGGACCTCATCGGCTGCTACATCATGATCGTCGTGTTCGGCTGCGCGTTCTTCTTCAAGGACCCGCCGAAGAACTGGTGGCCCGCGGACATCGATCCCCTGTCGTACGCGGGCAGCGAGAAGAGCGCGACGAGCCTGGCCAAGAACCCTCCGGCGGTGAAGCAGTACACGCCGCGGGAGGCCATCAGGACGGGCATGCTGCCACTGATGTGGCTGTCCGTGGTGCTGACCGCCGGGGTGTCGATCTTCGGCATTTCCTTCCAGGTCGACTACGCCAAGGAGGTGGGCTTCGGCCCGCTGGTCGCGGCGTCGTCGATGGGCGTGATGGCGGTCATCAACGGCATCGGCCGCGGTGTCGTGGGCTGGCTGTCGGACCGGTGGGGCCGTAAGCCGACCCTGGTGTTCGTGATCGTCGTGCTGGGTCTCGCCCAGTTCGGCGTGATCTGGGCCGGAGACCTCGGGAGCGAGTGGCTGTTCCTGTTCTTCGCGTTCCTGTCCGGGTTCGGCGGCGGCGCCTTCTACCCGTTGTTCGCGGCGCTCACCCCCGACTACTTCGGGGAGAACTTCAACGCGACCAACTACGGCCTCGTCTACAGCGGCAAGCTGATCAGCGGCCTGTTCGGCGGCGGTCTGGGCTCCGTGGTCGTCGCGGCCTGGGGCTACGACGGCGCCTATGCGCTGGCCGGCGGCGTGTCGATCGTGGCGGCGGCCATCGCGCTGCTGCTGCGCCAACCGGGGCGCTCGGTGGTGCCGAGTCCCGCGCGCTGA
- a CDS encoding sugar phosphate isomerase/epimerase family protein, protein MSRFSQTDPELTHRLSRRGMLGVAAGATAAALVGAATSPATAAPAAASHGGGRGRPVLPPGRLGIQLYSLRDKVSTLGFAPVFAELEKYGYDEVEFAGYTQGSAGPITLAQLKRLARNHGLNPIGSHVGYYSDDPNAYTFAQNLTKVLDDAQALGLKHIGTASGPFRYGSTVDAWKRAAEEFNTYGAAARARGMKFYQHNHSEEFSFATDNPKVRLYDVLLAETDPDLVFLEMDIYWAYSGQFRFSKRPDGSPAPFEPLNYVLKQPHRYPLFHVKDGVSDPSDTYGYRMVDVGDGDIDYKKFISAVTRLRGRHTDHHWQAEHDNPAESFTFARRSSEHLHSLRDKC, encoded by the coding sequence ATGAGCCGCTTTTCCCAGACGGACCCCGAACTCACCCACCGACTCAGCAGACGAGGCATGCTCGGCGTTGCGGCGGGCGCCACGGCCGCCGCGCTGGTGGGCGCGGCCACCAGCCCCGCCACCGCCGCCCCCGCGGCGGCCTCTCACGGCGGCGGCCGCGGCCGTCCCGTCCTGCCGCCCGGGCGGCTCGGCATCCAGCTCTACAGCCTGCGGGACAAGGTCTCCACCCTCGGCTTCGCGCCCGTATTCGCCGAGCTGGAGAAGTACGGCTACGACGAGGTGGAGTTCGCCGGATACACCCAGGGCTCGGCCGGCCCGATCACCCTCGCCCAGCTCAAGCGGCTGGCCAGGAACCACGGCCTGAACCCGATCGGCAGCCACGTCGGCTACTACTCCGACGACCCGAACGCCTACACCTTCGCCCAGAACCTCACCAAGGTCCTGGACGACGCCCAGGCCCTCGGCCTGAAGCACATAGGCACCGCGTCAGGGCCGTTCCGCTACGGCTCCACCGTCGATGCCTGGAAGCGTGCCGCCGAGGAGTTCAACACCTACGGCGCGGCGGCCAGGGCGCGCGGCATGAAGTTCTACCAGCACAACCACTCCGAGGAGTTCTCCTTCGCCACCGACAACCCCAAGGTCCGGCTCTACGACGTGCTGCTCGCCGAGACCGACCCCGACCTGGTCTTCCTGGAGATGGACATCTACTGGGCCTACTCGGGCCAGTTCCGCTTCTCCAAGCGCCCCGACGGCTCACCCGCCCCCTTCGAGCCGCTGAACTACGTCCTGAAGCAGCCCCACCGCTACCCGCTCTTCCACGTCAAGGACGGCGTGAGCGACCCGTCCGACACCTACGGCTACCGCATGGTGGACGTCGGCGACGGCGACATCGACTACAAGAAGTTCATCTCCGCCGTGACCCGGCTGCGTGGCCGGCACACCGACCACCACTGGCAGGCGGAGCACGACAACCCGGCCGAGTCCTTCACGTTCGCCCGCCGCTCCAGCGAGCACCTGCACTCGCTGCGGGACAAGTGCTGA
- a CDS encoding nucleotide pyrophosphatase/phosphodiesterase family protein, producing the protein MTEPPEPAAPATHRATGTDATATGRPTPLLVLDVVGLTPRLLDHMPHLKTLAQSGSQASLGTVLPAVTCAAQSTFLTGTHPSEHGIVGNGWYFRDLGDVLLWRQHNGLVTGDKLWDAARRAHPGYTVANICWWYAMGADTDITVTPRPIYYSDGRKEPDCYTRPPALHDELTEELGTFPLFHFWGPGADLVSSRWIIDATRHIIRTRHPDLTLCYLPHLDYDLQRFGPDDPRSLKAAADLDAAMAPLLGDARAEGRTVVALSEYGITRADRPVDINRALRRAGLLEVHTQDGMEYLDPMASRAFAVADHQIAHVYVRRPEDLDATREALDGLPGIEQLLDDEGKKAHHLDHPRSGELVAVAEPDAWFTYYYWLDDARAPDFARLVEIHRKPGYDPVELFMDPLDPYVKVKAATALARKKLGMRYRMAVVPLDPSPIRGSHGRLPASDDDGPLLICSTPRAVGDRVAATDVKSLLLQLAGLG; encoded by the coding sequence ATGACCGAGCCACCAGAACCGGCAGCCCCGGCGACCCACCGCGCAACCGGCACGGACGCCACCGCCACCGGCCGGCCCACCCCCCTCCTCGTCCTGGACGTCGTCGGCCTCACCCCCCGTCTCCTCGACCACATGCCCCACCTCAAGACGCTCGCCCAGTCCGGCTCACAGGCGTCCCTCGGCACCGTCCTGCCCGCCGTCACCTGTGCCGCCCAGTCCACGTTCCTCACCGGCACCCACCCGTCGGAGCACGGCATCGTCGGCAACGGCTGGTACTTCCGCGACCTCGGCGACGTACTCCTGTGGCGCCAGCACAACGGTCTGGTCACCGGCGACAAACTCTGGGACGCCGCCCGACGCGCCCACCCCGGCTACACCGTCGCCAACATCTGCTGGTGGTACGCCATGGGCGCCGACACCGACATCACCGTCACCCCCCGTCCCATCTACTACTCCGACGGCCGCAAGGAACCCGACTGCTACACCCGGCCGCCCGCCCTGCACGACGAACTCACCGAGGAACTGGGCACCTTCCCGCTCTTCCACTTCTGGGGCCCCGGCGCGGACCTCGTCTCCAGTCGCTGGATCATCGACGCCACCCGGCACATCATCCGCACCCGCCACCCCGATCTGACGCTCTGCTACCTCCCGCATCTCGACTACGACCTGCAGCGCTTCGGCCCCGACGACCCGCGCTCACTGAAGGCCGCCGCCGACCTCGACGCGGCCATGGCCCCGCTCCTGGGCGACGCGCGGGCAGAGGGACGTACCGTGGTGGCGCTCTCCGAGTACGGCATCACCCGCGCGGACCGACCGGTCGACATCAACCGGGCCCTGCGGCGCGCCGGACTGCTGGAAGTGCACACCCAGGACGGCATGGAGTACCTCGACCCGATGGCGTCACGCGCCTTCGCCGTCGCCGACCACCAGATCGCCCACGTCTACGTACGCCGGCCGGAAGACCTCGACGCGACCAGGGAAGCGCTCGACGGACTGCCCGGCATCGAGCAACTCCTCGACGACGAGGGCAAGAAGGCCCACCATCTCGACCATCCGCGCTCCGGCGAACTCGTCGCCGTGGCGGAGCCGGACGCCTGGTTCACGTACTACTACTGGCTCGACGACGCCCGCGCGCCCGACTTCGCGCGACTGGTCGAGATCCACCGCAAACCCGGCTACGACCCGGTCGAACTCTTCATGGATCCCCTCGACCCCTACGTCAAGGTCAAGGCCGCGACCGCGCTCGCCCGCAAGAAACTCGGCATGCGCTACCGCATGGCGGTCGTGCCCCTGGATCCGTCACCTATTCGCGGCAGCCACGGCCGCCTTCCCGCGAGCGACGACGACGGTCCGCTCCTCATCTGCTCCACCCCCCGCGCTGTCGGCGACCGTGTCGCGGCCACCGACGTGAAGTCACTCCTGCTCCAACTCGCCGGTCTCGGCTGA